The following coding sequences lie in one Apium graveolens cultivar Ventura chromosome 3, ASM990537v1, whole genome shotgun sequence genomic window:
- the LOC141714080 gene encoding oleosin-like gives MADRTRQFQIHTQGTRHNGPTTSQVVAIITLLPVGATLLGLAGITFIGTVIGLAVSTPLFVIFSPVIVPAVLAIGLAVAGVLASGTFGISGLSSLSWLLSLFRQTADTMPETLDIAKKRALEVANYAGQKTKEAGQTIQNKAARDDAKEGGPRTQIGVA, from the coding sequence ATGGCTGACCGCACAAGGCAATTCCAAATTCACACACAAGGCACACGCCACAATGGCCCAACGACTTCCCAAGTGGTAGCTATAATCACCCTCCTCCCTGTGGGTGCAACCCTTCTTGGCTTAGCCGGCATTACCTTCATCGGTACTGTTATCGGGCTAGCAGTCTCCACCCCGCTTTTTGTAATCTTCAGCCCTGTTATAGTCCCTGCAGTTTTGGCCATTGGCCTAGCTGTCGCTGGAGTCCTTGCTTCCGGGACTTTTGGTATCTCGGGACTTTCGTCGCTATCTTGGTTGCTTTCTTTGTTCAGGCAGACGGCTGACACGATGCCCGAAACTCTGGACATTGCAAAGAAGCGAGCCCTGGAAGTTGCTAATTATGCAGGGCAGAAAACAAAGGAAGCAGGACAGACTATTCAGAACAAGGCAGCTCGGGATGATGCCAAGGAAGGCGGTCCGCGAACACAGATTGGGGTTGCATAA